AATCCGCAAGATATATCTCTAACGCTTTGAGGCACGCGGAAGAAGAAATAAGAGACGCAAAACTTACCTCAAAAAAATCTCCGGGGAAGCCGGTAAATGAATTAAATCATATTTATTCGGACGGTACCAGACTGTATTTGCCGAAAGAGAGTAGCGCCAAGTTCAGCGCAAGTATGACGGAGATAATGGAAATATTTCAGTATTCGAAAATAAACTCTCTACGACCCTCTTCAGGGCTTCTCTACGAAATAGAATCACGGCTTTTGGAGTACAAGCCATCGTCGTCGGATTTGGCCAAATCGAGATCAATATTTATAGAGCTATTCACGGATCTGAATAATCTGGCGCCCATATTGAGAAATCTTTTTGAAACAAGTGTAATGAATCTGTTGATTCCCGAACTGAATGATATTTACTGCCATGCTCCGAAAAGCAGGTACCACTATTATACAACCGATGAACACACGATGAGAGCTCTTGAGATTCTGGAGAAAGTCGCTTCCCTCGATAGTGTCGGAGAGCTGCATGACGTAATGAATAGATTAGAAAGAAAGCAGGAATTATTACTTGCACTGCTATTCCATGACATTGCCAAACCTCACGAAAAAACCGAGTCAACCCATCAGGTCGAAGGCGCTGTCATCACAGGGGAAATATTGGAAAAAATAAAATACGATGGAAACAAAGAACTGATTACGCGGCTTATTAAACACCATTTGCTGATGGAGCAAACCGCCTTCCGCCGGGACTTAGTCCTTCCGGAAACTATTGAGAAGTTTGTAAGCAAAATAATCGACCATGAAACACTCGACGCTCTCTATCTATTGACGTATGCGGACCTTTATGCGGTCAACCCGGTTGTGTGGTCCGAGTGGAAGCGATCGCTGTTAAGCGAACTTTATGGAAGGGCAAAAAATCATATTGATGGACATATTCAGATAGAAATCGACGAGGTAAGCCGCGGGTTGTTGGAAGAATTGGAAGATGATGTTGATAAGAAAAGTTTTTCTGACTTACTAAGCCTATTGCCTCCATCTTATCAACTGGAATTTGACAGCAGGCAGATTGCCAATCATATTGATATGGCGAATAGGGTCGAAAAAGAAATAGTCGTAATTGAAAGCAAAGGATTATTCAATTTCAGCGAGATCACTGTTATCACTGCAGATAGGAAATATCTACTTTCAGATATCTGTGGTGTTTTCTCAGTGAACAATGCAAGTATCTTTGAAGCGAAAGTATTTACACGGAAGGATAAACTAATTATAGATAATTTTCGCGTTATCAATTTAGGTGACGGCGGTCCACTTTCGGATGATGTTATAGTAAACATTCAACTCGATTTGACTAACGTATTGAAAAATCACATAAGTATAGATGATTTGCTAAAGCAGCACAAGAAGCGATGGAAATGGAAGGCGAAGAAACATCGCGAAATCCCACTCTATTTAGATTTCGACGAGTCTGAAAATTATTCAATAATTGATATTACCGGAAGCGATTCGCCGGGATTGTTATACTCTATTACGAGAGCGTTATCAGAATTGAATATAATGATATACACTGCGAAAATATCAACCAAAGTTGATGGATTGATTGATTCTTTTTACGTATTAGATGCAAATGGGAAAAAGATAGGAGTTGATGTGTCTGAAAATTCGATCCGGAAAGCCATTTCTGACGCAGTCCGGACTACTACTCATCTCACTTAAGAGACTTCTCAACGTTAAGCAGCAAAGCTTCTACAACAGATTTAACTGAAGAACTGTAACCCTCCAATAAATCGTTTAGTTCATACCAGGTATCTAATCCGATAACTTTGCTGATATAATGCCTTTTCTCCTGATCGATTGGAAATTTACTGTCCTTTATATTTAGGGACATAAACAGATGCTGCTCAACAATTCTATAAAACTTATACGCTTCTTCTAATAACGCCGACTGTGATCGTGAAATAACATTTTGTTCGTTGAGAAATTTAATAGTATTAATAGTACCCTTTGGTGGAGTGTTCAACGCTGAACCGGATGAATAATGGATAGCAGATAATAGAACTGAATTTTCAATATCGGCTATCCCGCCTTCGGACCACTTCAGGTTAAAATCATCCGGAGACGTTTTTTCCTTCCGTGTCCTTAAAGTAATCCTCATAAACTCCCTGTAATCCTTGCGTGTCAGCTTTCGAGCATTGACTGAACTTTTAATAATCTCTTCGGCATCAGTGATAGAATTGCCGCTATTCCAGATTTGTCTTATTTTTGAAAAAGCCATCACTTCCCAGAACAACGCTCTACTCTTCAAGTAATCGGTTAACTCAGTGAGGGTGGTCAATAATACAGCGTTTTTGCCTTCAGGTCTAACGCGGTAATCCAATTTGTAGATCGGAAATGATTCGTCATGCCCGGCGACCAATTGATTAAACATCTGGATGAACCTGGTACCGAGTTCTATATCCTTTGCTCTTATTTTCTGCCTATTTGGGGGAGAGAGAACAAAGATCAGATCAAGGTCGCTCGAAAATCCAATTTCTTTACTTCCATGTTTACCTAAGGTAAATAGGGTTAAGGGTACATTTATTTCATTGGTATAGTATAATTTCTCAACTGATTCTTTAAGTATAACATCAGCTAAATCAGTCAAAGCTGTTTCAACTGTGTTAATATGGCTGTCTCCGAGAAAATACCATAAGTATATTGTGATCTGCCATCTAAGAAAGAAAAACAATCCTGCCTTTTTGAATTCAACGACGTTCAAATTTTTATCAATTTCATTTTTAAACATATTCTTTAACTTTGAAGCATCAAGAGGAAGATCCGGTTGAAAAACGCCATCTATGAGTTCAGGGTTTGCGGATAAAAGATCTGATGCATTAGATGAGCTGCCGGCCAGAAAGATCAATAGTTTAAGAAGATCCGGCTGTTGTAAGAATAATTCATATAAGGTGCCCGGTGCGTTATATGAATGAACAATCTTTTCGAGGTTATTTAAGGTGAGATCCATATCGGGTGATCTGCTTAAGTTATGATAGAAGACGTTCCAGAGGTCTATAAATTTGTTCTTGATCGATTCTGATAAGAGGTGTGGAGGATGACCGTTGCATAAAAACTGAACATTCTTAAGCGAATTTTGAGTGTTTTTGAATCCCAATTGTTTCATAACAGTCAACGCTTCTTTGTTATCAGAATTGGAATCGAATATCAAATCGACGTCTATTTCGTTTACTTCCGAGATAAATAAATTTTCAAATATTTGCCTTACCGACTTCCGATAATCGATAATTTTATTCATCAATTCACTTGCCGACGAGTGTGATAACCTTTTCGCCAAATGCAGAATGCTGCTGTGCTTTATAGGAAGCGTATGGACTTGACGGTTATGGGCATACTGAAGAGCATGTTCTACCTTCCTGAAAAAACGATACGCTTCTTGTAATGTATCGGATTCTCCGGACGAAAGTTTACCGTTTAATTTCAACTG
This genomic interval from Candidatus Neomarinimicrobiota bacterium contains the following:
- a CDS encoding HD domain-containing protein, with amino-acid sequence MNDQLEKYSKSLEQSRLEIKKTHSRGSTGNETSIALTDLADVCLRDLIKAEDISDAIISAIGGYGRCQLSPYSDLDLLIVHSQNTELSEDSIKSIIRTLWDLGWSVSSLYLTREEITEKAHADIHFFSSLLDLRILHGDKEILKDLHTELYEKVFSIGFEKFMDCKLEEINRRHMKYGATSRMLEPNVKESAGGLRDVHSLIWLNMNRSMLPSVKHEKVYSRVDSHLNEISKVRNWNPYLTKRLIESNDLMLRIRHEIHYQKSVKNDLLAFDVRDSVVENLIVDDTGNGIHRFLRNYYKSARYISNALRHAEEEIRDAKLTSKKSPGKPVNELNHIYSDGTRLYLPKESSAKFSASMTEIMEIFQYSKINSLRPSSGLLYEIESRLLEYKPSSSDLAKSRSIFIELFTDLNNLAPILRNLFETSVMNLLIPELNDIYCHAPKSRYHYYTTDEHTMRALEILEKVASLDSVGELHDVMNRLERKQELLLALLFHDIAKPHEKTESTHQVEGAVITGEILEKIKYDGNKELITRLIKHHLLMEQTAFRRDLVLPETIEKFVSKIIDHETLDALYLLTYADLYAVNPVVWSEWKRSLLSELYGRAKNHIDGHIQIEIDEVSRGLLEELEDDVDKKSFSDLLSLLPPSYQLEFDSRQIANHIDMANRVEKEIVVIESKGLFNFSEITVITADRKYLLSDICGVFSVNNASIFEAKVFTRKDKLIIDNFRVINLGDGGPLSDDVIVNIQLDLTNVLKNHISIDDLLKQHKKRWKWKAKKHREIPLYLDFDESENYSIIDITGSDSPGLLYSITRALSELNIMIYTAKISTKVDGLIDSFYVLDANGKKIGVDVSENSIRKAISDAVRTTTHLT